Sequence from the Panicum virgatum strain AP13 chromosome 5N, P.virgatum_v5, whole genome shotgun sequence genome:
TGGCTCGCACGACAGATCCTGGCCCCCGCTGGCCTGGCTCGCTAGGTGCGGCAGCCATCTGTTTGGCTCATGTTTCCAATCAGCCAGGTCGATCAGAGATTTTGTTTGGTTGCCTATCCAGCGCCGGTCCAGCCCCTTTTTCATCTCAGTGCACGCTCCCCCATAAGCTTAGCTTGCACCACACGAGCCTGGCCGCCAGGAAACGCTCGATTTTGCTGCATGCGGTGAGCCAGGCCCGGAGAAGCTTTTTGCACCGCACGGGCCAGGCTCAAGTGCTAATTCAACCAACCAATCACGCTCACGTTGCATCCCGCGAGCCAGGTTCGGCTGCATACGAGCAACCAATCACCCCCTAACGCCCCTCGGTGTACACCGGCGTCGGTGCGCGCAGCCGGCGGGCGGTGGCAACTCGGCAGAGAGCCTAAGGGCAAACAAAAGCAAGGAGAtattcctcgcaaaaaaaaacaaggagaTAAACGCGCGGCAGACTGCGGCGTTGCCTGCGCCTGCCTGCATGGGGGCTGCAGAGCTGACAAAACCCCGAGGCGGAAGCAAGCCGCATGCAGCGGCTAGGCCGTAGCGGCCCCTCGAAACTTTGGAGCccatcgcctcgcctcgcctcgcctccccCGGAAGGCAAGGAAAAGGATCGCGATTGGGGTGGAAAGCCAGCGCGCCGACGAGCCCGACAAGTCCAAACGATGGACAGGGGGCGAGCAGCGCCAGATGCGCCGTCTCGCCCCCACGCGGCCGCGCCTGCCTATAAGTAATGCCGACACGGCCGCGCACATGTCTAGCAGCTCAGAGCTAATTGCCTCCGTTTAGGCGCCGCACCCAGACCGCCCCGCGGCTCCCACGCCAAGCCAAGCGCCCATTTTCTCGCGCGGCGTCCGTCCGCGCGGCGAGAAACTCTCCCCGCTTAACGCTCCGCTCCGTcactccggcggcggctgctcggttcgccgccggccggccaaccTCTGCGCTGGGCatcggctgccgggcggcgcgcggccgcgctCGGTGCTCGCTTCGGGCGCGGCGCCTGAGCAGGTACGTTTCACTACCGTTTGTGCTAACTTGGGATGAATGCGGGGTGTTTGACGGTGCGCTTTGCGGCGTAATTCGTGATTAGAGCTAACAGCGAGGGGCAGGAATTAGGTCGATGGACTGACTATTGCTGACCGGGTTTGATTTGATACTATGCTGTTCATTCCTCATCTTTTTGCCGTAATGTTGAAGAAGCGACCTTCTGTTGCTGCATGTCTGGTCGATTGGCCCTCCATTCATTTACAGTTGAGGCAGCCCTTGAAAATGTGAACACCACCATGCATCTGCCTCTGCCACTGCCAGTAACCCGTCCTAAAGGGGAAGTACCTACAACTACAAGCTCCCTCAGATTTTCGTAGGTGCGACCTTTATCATTTACGAATGATATAGGACTAAATTGTGTATTTTCTTTTGCGGCAAGAATTTAAATGATGATGAGaaacaaaatttaaaaatttaaaacacATGAGAGATTAAaacttaaaaaaaagagaagtgtCAGCTTttgtggagaagaagaagaagaagacaagaAGCGATATAGTGATAGCTTCCAGTGGTTTCAATGTTATCTGGACATGGGCCTAAAATGGGCCAACATCGGATTTATGGGACAAATGCCAGTTTACACCTTACATACAAATTATGGGCCTACAATTCATTCAGTCTGGAAGATGTTCAGAACAAATTGGCCCGCGCTCGGCTAGGAGTATGTATGCTTTTCAGAGTTCACACTTGACACAAAGATGATGCGAGACGTGCACAACTTTTTCATGAATCTTCATCTGGGTATTTAGACTTAGACTTTTGAATCAGTTGATTCATTCTAATGGAGATTCCAGTTAGTTCTGAAATCGTTGGATTTAGAGCAAACGTCCGAAAACTTATCCTAGATGCGCCGCCTTCCATTTAGCGTATATTATGGACCAATGTGAGAATCCGGGAAAGTTCAAGGACCTTGGTTGATAATTTCACCTCAGGCTGCCGTCAGGGGCGGGTTTagggggggctaggggggctctAGCCCCGCCTACTGCCCAAAACCTCCATTGAAATCAAAGGAGaaaaatgagaagaaaaaaaaagatgaagaaaATGAGAGAAAATGAGTGGAGATGAGAATGAGAAAGAACCAAGCCCCCTAAGTTTGTAATTTGCGTCCGCCACTTGCTGCCGTATAGCATGACTCTGCATGCACAACTGCGTcgtgcaaaagaaaaaagaaataaattacTGTGACTGCACCTAGCACGCGCGTCGAGGTCGAATAGGAGTGGCCGATCACGCTACGTCCGCGGCGGCCCAGCGAACCACAAGCTAAATGTCAACAAGGAGCTCGTCAGACCTCGCGCTTAGCGCACGGCCGGGTTGTCCCACCACGGAAGCCGTGGGGGGAGACGGATCAAGGTTCAAGATGGTCACGCCTCCTCGCAGCCCCGTCTACCACCAGCATTCGGCCCTGTTTAGTTACagggcaaattttttttttggaatcttactaatttgaagtactaaatgaagtttatttacaaaactttttgcagatatgagttgtaaatcgcgagacgaatctaatgatgctaattaatccataattaatcaataattagcgggtggtactgtagcatcaatgttgcaaattatggattaagtaggctcattagattcgtctcgtgatttacagcccatctatgcaaaaagttttgtaaatagactttatttagtactccatacatgtgtcgaaatattggatgcgatgatttttttgtgtttacggagtTTATGGAGTGGTAAATAGGGCCTTCGTTTCTGTTGGGAAACGGCCAGGGGGGCGACGTCACCACGCGCTCCTTGGCTACTGCCAGAGCAGAGGACGCACGCAGGCCTAACTGACTCGCATGCCGGAACCCAAGGAAAACGTGCGCCGATGACCTGCCATGCATATCGAAGCCGGATGCAGCCATGAGCCGCCGCTGAAGCCTCAAGGAACAAGCCTACTAACGTCTCGTGTATCTGCCAGCGATTGGCTGGTAAAGCACAAGTGTTAGTTTGTGAGGATGGATGGAAGCGTTTACCTCTGTTCTCGACTTCACCTGTTTTGCGCAAATTAATACTACGGCACAACTAGAGTGAAGTCTTTTGTACAAAGAGAACAAAACAAGAGGCAGGGTGAAGTAATCAGCATTACCTTTCTTTTTTACCGTCTTTGGCCGAGCGTGGAAGATCGGTCCCGTTTTGCGAGAGCATGAAACTGAACCTACGTAACAGACGAGGCAAGTGTACAAACGAGGAAGTATCTATCCACCATCCACTCGCATACATCCGATCAGCGCCCCCATTTATCTGTTCATTTATTCAAGCGGATGCGACAAGCACCGGCACCGCATGCACCTGGGTTTTCTCGATTTGGAGCCGGTTCTAATCACCGCGCTTTGTTCTGGCATGCAGGCTATAAATAAGGACGGCGTGCGGCGTTCAAGCAGAGCAGTAAGGGGGAAACAAAGAAGATCTAGGGGAGGGATCGTGATGGCGTCAGAGATGAGCAAGAACGTCAAGGTCCTCGACGAGCAGGAGGTCACCTCGCACCAGCGCGGCGACCAGGGCGTCGGCGCccggcccggcggcgcggcggcggaggaccagGCGCAGGCGGATCAGCTGGCGCGGCAGGCGTCCATCATGTCGCTGACGCTGGAGGAGCTGCAGAGCTCGCTCTGCGAGCCGGGGCGCAACTTCGGGTCCATGAACATGGACGAGTTCGTGGCCAACATATGGAACGCCGAGGAGTTCCAGGCCGCCACCGGCGGGTGCAAGCaggacgcggcggagcaggaggcggcggcgacagggGTGGGTGGGAACGGAGGGAGCGGGCTGGTTCGCCAGGGGTCGTtcgctctgccgccgccgctgtcgcggAAGACGGTGGAGGAGGTCTGGGCGGAGATCAACCAGGGCCCGGCGGACGCGGGGGCCCACCCGGCGCCGCAGGCCGTCGTGCAGCCGcaggcggggagcggcggcgtcgcggccagCGGGCGGCAGGTGACGCTGGGCGAGATGACCCTGGAGGACTTCCTGGTCAAGGCCGGCGTCGTGCGGGGCGCCTTCGCCGCCGGGTACGGCCAGGCGGTCGGCATGGTCCCGGCTGCGCCGATGGGCCACATGCCGCAGGGGCAGCTCGCGGCTCCCATGATGTACCAGGTGGCGCCGGCCAACGCCGTGTTCCCGGTGATGGGCGACGGCATGGGGTACCCCAACGGGTACCCCGGGGCCATGGcggtggtgccgccgccgccgccgtcccagtGCGTGGCGCCCGCCGTGAGCCCGGGGTCGTCGGACGGGATGAGCGCCATGACGAAGGCGGAGATGATGAGCTGCATTGGCAACGGAGGGATGGTccggaacggcggcggcgcgaggaagcGCGACTTCCCCGAGGACGGCTGCACCGAGAAGACGGTGGAGCGCCGGCAGCGCCGCATGATCAAGAACCGCGAGTCGGCGGCCCGGTCACGAGCCAGGAAGCAGGTTTGCATTTGCTGTTCTCGTCTGTTTTTCGGTGGTCTTTGCGTTTCAAGTGACAAGAGACTTGATGTGCTCTGAAACGGTGCTGGTGCAGGCGTATACCGTGGAGCTCGAGGCCGAACTGAACCATCTCAAGGAGGAGAACGCGCGCCTCAAAGCCGAGGAGGTACTGAGAAGCGAAGCATGATTCATCAACATCTCCCAATTATTTCTCTTAGCAATCTAAGACATTGTTCTGACCAAACACATTTTCTGCGCTCCGTCTTCTTTCTCCTGCAGAATACAATTCTGCTGTCGAAGAAAAAGATGGTAATGTCCCTGCCATTCTCTTGCAGAGTGTTCATCGTCCGCTAATTGTCAGTGTAGCAATCAAAACGGTTGTTGGGCAGTGTGCTGACGGGAACATGCCATGGCTTTGTGTCTGTTTCAGCTGGTGGAGAAGATGATCGAGCAGGCGAGGGAGAACGTCAGCGCCAAGAAGAGCGGTCGCGGGCTGCGCCGCTGCGGCAGCGCCAAGTGGTGAAATGTGACCAGCGCTGCTCGCATTGTGCAGAGTCCAATCCGCTTGCTTCCGTCGGAAGCGCTGCTGTACCTGCAACAGCGTCGGTAGTAGCAACGTCGTTAGTAACAGCACGCGATGTGATCGCTGTAAAATGGTTGATGAGCACGAGCTGTGCGTTGGCCTGCTGCTGTTTATAAGCCGTGCGTCGTAGTACAAACAATAAACCCGCTGTAAGATAGCAACGCAACACAAGCTCTGCCTGTTCTGCTCGTGTATAGTATATTGGTATTTAACAAGGGCCATACTATACTGTTCGTTTCTCCATCTTCTGCATTTGCTTCTGGCGTCTACTAGTACCTAGTACTACCAAAATTTTTCTCATAGCAGAGTGCTTTGTGTTTTGCTCGTACATAGTAGTATTTGACAAGAGCCATACTATACCGTTTGTTTCTCCATCGTCTGCATTTGCTTCTGACGTCTAGTGCGAGTACAAATATTTTTTCACAGCAGAGTGCTTTTGCCAAGTGTTTTGCATTGCAGGTTTTCTTTCCTAAAACCATGCCGATTCCAAAGTTTTTTTAGTGTTTATTGAGTTACATATTCTAACATGCGTATTTCgcagaaaaaaatatttccagcATTTTTTAGTGTTTGTTGAGTTACAGTAAATATCGATGCTGTGTACTAGAAAAAAACGCAACCTACAAGCTACCTGATCATATCTGGGCCGCACGGACCTATTCCCCCGCACTCAGGACCTAAGTAGGAACATGGGCCCTCTGGTGAGCTGTGGCTCTGCTGCAAGCCCATATACAGACTCCACCTCCCACCCACGGTACGGTGCACGCGACTCCATCACACGGTTACATCAGgactctttttctttctttctttctttttgaaaatTTGATCACGTGAGGACTCTTTTTTTTAGAGGGCGATCACGTGAGGACTCAGGACTCGTCTCCACCCTCATCTACTGTTCAACCTAGAGTTAAAAAAACTGTTCAACCTAGAGGTATAAAAAATGTTCAACCTAGAGAGAGAGGGTCCCACTCCGACGATCGGCAAGCTCCGTGGCTCGAGAGCAGGGAAACGCTCTACGGCGAGCCGTTAGGGGAGAGGACGCCGTGAAGCGAAGCGAGTGAGGCAGCTTGGTCAACAGGCGGCACTAAGGGTAATCTCCTCCGGAGCGTGTGTGACTCTGAGATTTGCGGCATAGGTGAGACAAGGGTTCTATTTGGGTGATTATAAGCTGTTAtggaaaataaactaaaatctTTTCTGAATATTTTGATTCCTTCCGttcgattttttttgttttcagcTTGTTTTAATTTATTCACTTTCACAGAACTTTATTTATTGAATCAGCCGAAATTagcttattttttaaattttttctaTTAAAAATCGGCAAAACCTAGATTTTTCGCGTATGAGAAGTTGAGAACTCCCTATGTGACAAGCGAGCCTCCTTGACCCCGACCTCCTTTTCTCCGTGCGCCGTCGCTGCTtgtccctccgccgccgcctcctgccctCTCCCTGCTCGCTCCTGCCCTCTCCCTGCGCCACCCCTGCCCTCTCCCGCTGcagccgccatcgccgtcgccccTGCCCTCCCCGCGCCTGCCTCCAGACCAGCGCCGTCCTTCCCTCCCCTGACGTCGCCTCCCTCCGCATCCGCGCCGTCTTGCCCTTCCCCTGCCTCCggagcctcgccgtcgcccctgCAGTGCACCTGACGCCGGCTGGTTCTCCTGCCTCCGCTTTTGGCAGCTGGGGGACTCGCTGCTCGTGCTCGGCGTGCTCTACTCCATCACCCATCCGAGTAAGGATGCCCACCCCCTTAATGCCCCTACTTTTACTACTTGACATAGACCAATCTAGTCTTATTTAACATACATGTAATTTACAAAGTAGAAATGCAATAGCGATAGTTGATTCTCCTAATACAAGTGTTCCTTCGCCGTTTTGGAATTTGCCCGTTCTGCTGGTATATCCTTTGGCATATTTGTGACATTATAATATGTAGACAAGTTACTAGAAAACATTAGAATTATTGACTTCTGCTAGTATTCAATAAAAAAATGAGATAGCATCAGCCTCAGGCCACTTCAGACATTTTACCACTCGACTTACACAATCAACTCAAAATAATCAGGATTGCCAAATACCCAGTTTATTTACACAGCCGATTCTCCAGACAGTTGGCTTATCTCAGAATCTTACTTTTTCAGAAAAGCGAGGTCCAGATAAGCAGAAACAAATAGGACCAAGGTCTTGTGTCAGTCCTGTTGATGTTGAATTGATTTTGTTGACAATTTTCAGGGCCCTGTGATTTGAGGGGTTCTGGATGAAGTGACCGTGTGTCGAAATGGTGAATTGCTCATTGCGGGAATGCATATAGTGTCACCGTGTTTCCAGATTCACGTGCGTCCTTGTGGAGTTTCAAAATGCAAATTTTCAGAACCATTGGATTGTGCTAATCAAGGATCAGTGGATCACGTCAGATATTGTGCTGTGCTTGGGGAATTAATAAACTCCACATGCCTTGAATGTTAAATCATTGATACTGCTCACTTCGAAACAAAAAGCAACTGAGCAAGCCATAATATTGAATGTCATTATCCCACTGAAATAACATAATTCCTGTATGTTGTGTTCATTAAACAAGCTGTAGTTTCTTATGGTGAAAGGTTGCTTTAACTACTATGTATTTTGTGCTTGTTCGTCCTTGATTGTTGGACTGAAGTCTATATCTAATGTCTTGCAGAGATGGGTTGGGGAATATCTAGATTGATTGGACTGAAGGCTGCTGTCCTGCTTTCTGTGGCATATTATTTCCATGGACTTGGAGCAACCCTTATCTCATTTCCTCTCATATATGCATCCATGATTGCAATGCTAGTCTCCATAGCTTCCCATCCAGCGATTGATCTTCCTTTACTCCTTGGCAAGGCATCCGATGGAAGCTTTCCTTTGTGGTCATGGATCATGTTCTCGCCATTTCTTCTTTTCATCCACATGTTTGTGCTGCTACGAAGATTTGTGAAAAATGAGCCCCTGTACACTGAGATTGCAGATGGAGTGTTTGTTGGAGGATGGCCTTCTTCAGTTGAACACCTGCCACCATGTGACCCTGCAGTCATAGATTGCACATGCGAGCTGCCAAAAAGCCCGACTCTATCCAATAATGCATATCTGTGCGTTGCTACTTGGGATACAAGGGCTCCTCAGCCATCACAGATTGAGTCTGCGGTGCGATGGGCTATGAGAAAGCGATCACAGAACAAGGCTATCTATGTCCACTGTGCCTATGGTAAAAATGTTTTCCTCATCTCTACTTTGGATAATGAACTATGCTGTTTTTCCCTATGTATTTTTTTCTTGGAAATACTTTTCTTTTAGAAAAAGGGTTCACCTGGCTTTTATAGAAAGCGAATGAGAGTTATTACAGGAATCAGAACTGGGGAGACCAGTTTTTGCAAAGCAAAAGAACAGAAAAAGAGCAACCCGCTCGACAACCGAGAAAGAAACTAGCTAAGCCACTAATCAACAGAAGTCCTCCGACTGCTTGTCTCGTAGCGTCTCCACAAACGGCTCCACACATGCTCTCAGTCGGCCCTCCAGAATGCATTTGTGTAGTTTAGTTGTATTTAGATAGTTGTTGGGACTTGAGATACATATTTACCTCCAGAGGTGATGAGTTCTAATGAATTGGTGAACCATATAAAAGATGCTGGCATTGATTGTTTAGTCAGTAAACAAAACATACTGATacattatttttcaattttcatGTCATCTTGTGTTAGAAGGGCAGGCCTGGTGTAGTGATGTGAAGCCAACCCACTGAGCACCAAGTCGCGGGTTCGACACAGCCTCCCTGCAGTTACTGTACGGGAAAGGCCTGCCTTTCTTTATCCCTTCCCTAGACCCCAATCAGTGGGAGCCGCCGGCACTGGGTCTGCCCTTTATGTCATCTTGTGTCATGTGTGTTatttttcatgtataatttatttttgcttatCTGCAAACAAGTATGAAACCGTCATGGGATGCTGAACGGCATCTGCATTGCACTTGGGCTGTATCTTGATCCATCCCATATATAGTAGTATATAGTGTACCTTGGGAGTTTGCTAATGCTAGCCAAGATTAACGtaaaaattaaaagaaaattaAGCTTAAGCTTGGTACATGTACCCAACTCAACCTttaatttgccttttagcttaaACCTCCTTGTTACTGGTTTCAAAATTAAACCTCTTCATAATGGTTTGTGCATACCAATTTCCTCACTTCTCTAATAGACCATGCAATTGACTGATTGAGCACTAGGATTGGCTGGTTATTTAATGGTGTGTTACATCCCTAACAACAGGTCATGGCAGAAGCGTCTGTGTGATGTGTGCACTTCTTGTTGCACTAGGATTGGCTGAAGATTGGAAAGCTGCTGAGCAAATGATTCGTGAGAAACGGCCCTGTATTAGGATGAACACTCTTCACCGCAAAAGCTTGGAGGAATGGTCGAAACATCTGCTCGCCTCTTCAAAAAGAAGTGGGGAATCAGATGTGAGTTCTGTTATCCATTCAGATTATAACCGAAAATGAAACTGGAAGAAACAGGATTGTTCAATAACTGTGATATGTAAGATGGACTATACCATTCTGTAGATTTGTTTACTGCTTCCTAGTATGTACATTGCTCATTCTCTAAGGTATCCTTTTCTGGTATGTATGTTGTATGAACTATATGTATAAATTTACTACTGTTGTTGCACTGCTGGGTTCTAATTCGCaggacgaatctaatgagcctaatcaaCCCTTGgtttactacagtgatgctacagtaaacatctgctaattatggattaattaccctcattagatttgtctcacgAATTTGCCTAGGgattctgcaattagttttgtaattagatttcatttaatactcttaaataacaagattctctttgatgtgatagggctaaagtttagccctcCGGAACCAAACACCTTTGCTCCTCACTGAATGCTTGCCAGGCAAGTGCTGTTGTCGAACCCTTTTCTTCTTGGGGGAAAAAAATCCCTGCTAGGTTGATGGGGTCTCATTTATAGCTAAATGTGATATGTTTCTTTCTTTCAGCAACCTGCATTCAATATCACTGCTATGTTTCATTCACTTGATCGCAAAGAAAGTGTTCAGCTATTCTTCTCTTTAAGTTTTCCTATGAAGTTCTCTTGTGTTTTGGATGCTCTTGTGGCCTTTATCCTTATCGCTGTTGCCAGGCCTTTTCAATCACAAATTTGCAGTCAAAAGGATGGATTTTTGAGACCTGCGTGATTGGAATATTGTTCATCTGATGGAAAGTGCTGTACATGACAACTTATTCAAATTTTCGTGGtagatattttaaaaaaatgttcATGGTAGATGCATTCAAAGCAGAGCTGATTCTAAATCTTCAGGCCCATTGATAGGTTGATCTTAGGCCATGACAGCTCTCTCTTAGATTCATTTGTCCATGAATAGAATGGACTTGCATCTTCTAATTTGCTATTCAGTTAGCATCTGTGTTATTTCCACTTGTGTTGCTGACTATTGCTCTTCTTTCTTGACGTCTATTTCTAGCTGTTTCAGACATTGCTCTGCCTTACTCTTCACTAGTCATGCTTTTAAATATTATTTGACAGTATTAAAaggcttgttcttcttcttgttgtggGTGATGATATTAAACTTTTGTGTCGGCTTTAGACAGATTGCTGTTTCTCTATTTCCCATCAGTGTTTAGCAGAATCAGGTTTCGAAAATTGGCTGCCTGTAATTTGGATTAGCATTGGTTTGATTCAGTTTGTTTAGTTCGTTAGCAATTTCTTTGTTAGGAGAGGCAACGTTTGGTCCATCCATCCATGTCTTtgtttattgttgagcaatacCAGATTGTAGCCGATGAGGCGATGACAGCCCGGTTAGCTGGTGTCGTTGTTTATTGAGGAACACTACCAGATTATACCCGATGATAGGCCATTGCCTGTCTACCATATTTATGTGGTATAATAATCTCTTAGGCCCTGCCTATCCATCCTGGATAAGTCTACTAAAGAAGTGTTTCGAAAATTGGCTGCCTGTAATTTGGATTAGCATTGGTTTGATTCAGTTTGTTTAGTTCGTTAGCAATTTCTTTGTTAGGAGAGGCAACGTTTGGTCCATCCATCCATGTCTTtgtttattgttgagcaatacCAGATTGTAGCCGATGAGGCGATGACAGCCCGGTTAGCTGGTGTCGTTGTTTATTGAGGAACACTACCAGATTATACCCGATGATAGGCCATTGCCTGTCTACCATATTTATGTGGTATAATAATCTCTTAGGCCCTGCCTATCCATCCTGGATAAGTCTACTAAAGAAGTGTTTCATAACAATTAAACAACCTGAGAGTTATTTAATGGTTACTCTGCCTCTGCTTTGTTTTCTCTTGCtactcacaaaaaaaaaaatctgcagtGCTAACCCTTCAATCAGTTCAAGAGCCATATGAACTGGTGAGCCACCCAACATTGCACCACAGCAGTTCCTTCCT
This genomic interval carries:
- the LOC120672127 gene encoding bZIP transcription factor ABI5 homolog — its product is MASEMSKNVKVLDEQEVTSHQRGDQGVGARPGGAAAEDQAQADQLARQASIMSLTLEELQSSLCEPGRNFGSMNMDEFVANIWNAEEFQAATGGCKQDAAEQEAAATGVGGNGGSGLVRQGSFALPPPLSRKTVEEVWAEINQGPADAGAHPAPQAVVQPQAGSGGVAASGRQVTLGEMTLEDFLVKAGVVRGAFAAGYGQAVGMVPAAPMGHMPQGQLAAPMMYQVAPANAVFPVMGDGMGYPNGYPGAMAVVPPPPPSQCVAPAVSPGSSDGMSAMTKAEMMSCIGNGGMVRNGGGARKRDFPEDGCTEKTVERRQRRMIKNRESAARSRARKQAYTVELEAELNHLKEENARLKAEENTILLSKKKMLVEKMIEQARENVSAKKSGRGLRRCGSAKW
- the LOC120672946 gene encoding uncharacterized protein YnbD-like isoform X1, encoding MVKEMGWGISRLIGLKAAVLLSVAYYFHGLGATLISFPLIYASMIAMLVSIASHPAIDLPLLLGKASDGSFPLWSWIMFSPFLLFIHMFVLLRRFVKNEPLYTEIADGVFVGGWPSSVEHLPPCDPAVIDCTCELPKSPTLSNNAYLCVATWDTRAPQPSQIESAVRWAMRKRSQNKAIYVHCAYGHGRSVCVMCALLVALGLAEDWKAAEQMIREKRPCIRMNTLHRKSLEEWSKHLLASSKRSGESDVSSVIHSDYNRK
- the LOC120672946 gene encoding uncharacterized protein YnbD-like isoform X2, which produces MGWGISRLIGLKAAVLLSVAYYFHGLGATLISFPLIYASMIAMLVSIASHPAIDLPLLLGKASDGSFPLWSWIMFSPFLLFIHMFVLLRRFVKNEPLYTEIADGVFVGGWPSSVEHLPPCDPAVIDCTCELPKSPTLSNNAYLCVATWDTRAPQPSQIESAVRWAMRKRSQNKAIYVHCAYGHGRSVCVMCALLVALGLAEDWKAAEQMIREKRPCIRMNTLHRKSLEEWSKHLLASSKRSGESDVSSVIHSDYNRK